The following are from one region of the Bactrocera oleae isolate idBacOlea1 chromosome 6, idBacOlea1, whole genome shotgun sequence genome:
- the LOC138857758 gene encoding LOW QUALITY PROTEIN: uncharacterized protein (The sequence of the model RefSeq protein was modified relative to this genomic sequence to represent the inferred CDS: inserted 1 base in 1 codon): MGNSPQEIDLRCAHNNLVKRSIVEQLQTLFHQHNQLIILFKTALDLMPSDNHKIVIRADKTPAGQHTRRFNAPTIDEVAIVVVGENLESRDIVLHRRNDQLQRIKETHRSYDALQYPIIFWQGEDGYDFSIKMINPITGSETNKKVSSMNYYSYRLMIRENEDNHILKCRRLYHKYVVDMYVKIETERLTFIRLNQTKLRSEEYVHLRDAINTDGNAQNVGRMTILPATYIGSPRHMHEYAQDAMSYVRHYGTADLFITFTCNPQWIEIKQELFPGQSPIDRHDITARVFRQKLKSLMDFIVKHNVFGETRCWMYSVEWQKRGLPHAHILIWLVEKIRPNEVDAVISAEIPNVQVDPGLHEVVIKNMIHGPCGTLNQNSPCMMDGKCSKRYPRTLISETITGNDGYPLYRRRSTADNGKSTIVKLNQQDIEIDNRWIVPYSPILSKTFKAHINVESCHSVKSIKYICKYVTKGSDMAVIGIGAENSNDEVTQYQMGRYVSSNEAVWRIFSFPIHERHPSVVHLAVHLENGQRVYFTAQNAVQRAAQPPSTTLTXFFETCQNDYFAQTLLYSEMPKYYTWNQYSRRFIQRKQGKPVPGYTDVYSTDAIGRIYSVHPSNDECFYLRLLLVNVRGPTSFQQLRTVDGELCGSYREACQRLQLLENDAHWDQTLNDAVISSHAHQIRTLFSIIISTCFPSNPIDLWIKYKDYMCDDILYQIRNRMGNPNIQISEEIYNEVLISIEDMCLIMSNKLLIQLGLTAPNRPMHDAFNQELHREKLYDLNSLKELIQTNLPLLNEQQKYVFETLMKVTNDETGGIYFLDAPGGTGKTFLISLILATIRSQNKIALALASSGIAATLLEGGRTAHSALKLPLNMQSNETPTCNVSKNSAMAKVLQQCKLIVWDECTMAHKKSLEALDRTLKDLRSNNNRFGGAMILLAGDFRQTLPVIPRSTPADELNACLKSSNLWKHVKVLHLSKNMRVELQNDQSGNIFSKQLIDIGNGKFPIDMLTGCINFPQSFCQLTRSKDELIQKVFPDVSQNYRNHDWLSERAILAAKNIDVNELNFKVQEQITGELRIYKSVDSATNQDDVVNYPPEFLNSLDLPGLPPHNLQLKVGSVVIMLRNINQPRLCNGTRLAIKKLLNNVIEATILKGKYKGEDVLIPRIPMIPTDVPFEFKRLQFPVRLAFAMTINKSQGQSLSVCGINLENPCFSHGQLYVACSRVGKPSDLFIYAPGNQTKNIVYHKALQ; the protein is encoded by the exons atgggcaatTCACCACAAGAAATTGATCTGCGTTGTGCACATAACAATTTAGTAAAGAGGTCTATTGTAGAACAATTACAAACTTTATTTCATCAACACAATCAATTgattatattgtttaaaactGCCTTGGATCTGATGCCATCCGATAATCACAAAATTGTAATCAGAGCTGATAAAACACCTGCAGGTCAACATACAAGACGTTTTAATGCACCAACTATTGATGAAGTTGCTATCGTTGTAGTTGGAGAAAACTTGGAATCCCGTGATATTGTTTTACATCGTCGGAATGATCAATTACAACGTATAAAGGAAACACACCGCTCATATGATGCACTGCAATATCCCATTATATTTTGGCAAGGTGAAGATGGCTAcgatttctcaataaaaatgataaatcccATTACAG GTTCTGAAACCAACAAAAAAGTCAGTTCAATGAACTATTATTCATACCGCCTAATGATTCGGGAAAATGAAGATAATCACATATTGAAATGTCGGCGATTATATCATAAATATGTTGttgatatgtatgttaaaattgaaACGGAGAGATTAACATTCATCAGGTTGAATCAAACTAAACTCCGATCTGAAGAGTATGTTCACCTTCGAGATGCGATTAATACTGATGGAAATGCACAGAATGTCGGTCGGATGACTATTCTTCCAGCAACATACATCGGAAGCCCTCGGCATATGCACGAATATGCTCAAGATGCCATGTCGTATGTTCGTCATTATGGTACAGCAGATTTGTTCATCACATTTACATGCAATCCACAATGGATAGAAATCAAGCAGGAGTTATTCCCTGGGCAATCACCCATTGATCGTCATGATATTACAGCCAGAGTCTTTAGACAAAAGTTGAAATCTTTAATGGATTTCATCGTAAAACATAATGTGTTTGGTGAGACACGCTGCTGGATGTATTCTGTGGAGTGGCAGAAACGAGGATTGCCACATGCACACATTTTgatttggttggttgaaaagataAGGCCAAATGAAGTTGATGCAGTGATATCAGCTGAAATCCCTAATGTACAAGTAGATCCTGGATTGCATGAGGTAGTTATCAAAAACATGATACATGGTCCCTGTGGAACTCTTAATCAAAATTCACCGTGTATGATGGATGGTAAATGTTCAAAACGATATCCACGGACATTAATATCGGAAACAATTACTGGTAATGACGGTTATCCATTGTATCGTCGCAGATCGACAGCAGACAATGGAAAATCAACAATTGTCAAATTAAATCAACAAGATATTGAAATAGATAATCGTTGGATTGTTCCATATTCACCCATTTTATCAAAGACATTCAAAGCACACATCAACGTTGAATCTTGCCATTCAGTGAAAtctattaaatacatttgcaaatatgtaacCAAAGGGAGTGATATGGCTGTGATTGGAATTGGTGCAGAGAATTCCAATGATGAAGTTACCCAATACCAAATGGGCCGCTACGTCAGTAGTAATGAAGCAGTTTggcgaatattttcttttcctaTTCATGAGAGACACCCTTCTGTTGTTCACTTAGCTGTGCATTTAGAAAATGGACAAAGAGTGTATTTTACAGCACAGAACGCAGTACAAAGAGCTGCTCAGCCACCATCTACTACATTAA AGTTTTTTGAGACATGCCAAAACGATTATTTCGCACAAACATTGCTATATTCTGAAATGCCAAAATATTATACCTGGAATCAATACTCAAGGAGATTTATACAACGGAAGCAAGGAAAACCAGTTCCAGGATATACAGATGTATATTCCACCGATGCGATTGGCCGGATTTATTCAGTACATCCAAGCAATGATGAATGTTTTTACTTACGACTGCTATTAGTCAATGTACGTGGCCCAACATCATTCCAACAGTTACGAACTGTTGATGGTGAATTGTGTGGATCCTACAGAGAAGCCTGTCAACGTTTgcaattgcttgaaaatgaCGCTCATTGGGATCAAACTCTCAATGATGCTGTAATATCATCACACGCTCACCAAATACGAACATTGTTTTCTATAATCATATCTACATGCTTCCCATCAAACCCAATTGATTTGTGGATCAAGTACAAAGATTATATGTGTGATGATATTTTGTATCAAATACGGAATAGAATGGGAAATCCAAATATACAAATCAGTGAAGAAATTTACAATGAAGTATTGATTTCAATTGAGGACATGTGCTTGataatgtcaaacaaactattaattCAATTAGGCCTGACCGCGCCCAATCGTCCAATGCATGACGCTTTTAACCAAGAGCTGCATCGAGAAAAACTGTATGATCTCAACTCTTTGAAAGAATTAATTCAAACAAATCTTCCACTGTTAAATGAACAACAGAAGTATGTATTTGAAACTCTTATGAAAGTAACAAATGATGAAACTGGAGGCATTTACTTCTTAGATGCACCTGGTGGTAcaggaaaaacttttttgatttcattaatattagcaacaattcgctcacaaaataaaattgcacttgcaCTCGCTTCGTCGGGAATCGCAGCAACTTTGCTTGAAGGTGGTCGAACAGCCCATTCAGCACTAAAATTGCcattaaatatgcaaagcaATGAAACTCCAACCTGCAACGTTTCGAAGAACTCTGCAATGGCAAAGGTTTTGCAGCAATGTAAATTGATTGTTTGGGATGAATGCACGATGGCACATAAAAAATCTTTGGAGGCTTTAGACAGAACCTTAAAAGATCTACGGAGCAATAATAACCGATTTGGTGGTGCAATGATTTTATTAGCAGGAGATTTTCGTCAAACATTGCCAGTGATTCCACGATCAACGCCAGCTGATGAACTCAATGCATGTCTAAAGTCCTCCAATTTGTGGAAACATGTCAAAGTACTTCATTTAAGTAAGAATATGCGTGTCGAATTGCAAAATGACCAATCTGGAAACATATTCTCTAAACAACTCATTGACATTGGTAATGGCAAATTTCCTATAGACATGTTGACTGGCTGCATTAACTTTCCTCAAAGTTTTTGTCAGTTAACTCGATCAAAAGATGAACTTATTCAGAAGGTGTTTCCAGATGTTTCTCAAAATTACAGAAACCATGATTGGTTGAGCGAACGAGCTATACTGGCTGCAAAAAACATAGatgtaaatgaattaaatttcaaagttcAAGAACAAATTACAGGCGAATTGAGGATATATAAATCAGTTGATTCGGCTACTAATCAAGATGATGTAGTCAACTATCCACCGGAATTTTTAAACTCGCTGGATTTGCCAGGATTGCCACCTCACAATCTTCAATTAAAGGTTGGATCGGTGGTTATAATGTTGCGAAATATCAACCAACCGCGTCTTTGCAACGGTACACGGTTagcgataaaaaaattactaaacaatGTGATAGAAGCAACTATACTCAAAGGAAAGTATAAAGGAGAAGATGTTCTTATACCGCGCATCCCAATGATTCCGACTGATGTGCCATTTGAGTTTAAACGACTACAGTTTCCAGTGCGGCTTGCTTTTGCTATGACTATAAACAAGTCCCAGGGGCAATCATTAAGTGTTTGTGGTATTAATCTAGAAAACCCATGTTTCTCACATGGTCAATTGTATGTTGCCTGTTCCCGTGTTGGAAAACCATCAGATTTGTTTATCTATGCGCCAggtaatcaaacaaaaaacatcgtATACCACAAGGCActacaatga